The following DNA comes from Bombus terrestris chromosome 2, iyBomTerr1.2, whole genome shotgun sequence.
CGAGCACGGCGTCGAACAGCTCCGCGCTACGTCCCTTCGTCGCCGCTCTTCGGCCACCAGGATCGAGCGAGATCCATCGAAGGACGAACAGAGAAAGCCGAGAATCACAAGGGAACGTACTTGACAAAACCACCGACGAGAAATAAACGCGTTACGAATGGTGAAAGAGGATCCACCTAGCCACTGGATGCGTTTCGATCAGAATCAGCTAcgagaatataattattatgttttaatcgATCGTAACAGATATCGGAAGACTACGACGATTCGTGAGCAAATGAATTTATCTCTTTGATATTAAGGTTATAACGTTTAGGCAATAACACGTATAAGTATTCACTTTTAAATGTAAGTGTAGATGTGGTCATCGAGAAGgtaaaaatttcgttttaatcgcaGAAACATTAGCAATTTGTCTTTGTATATGGGTATACGCATCGAATAAATCATATGTTTTCTATTGCGCGATTCGGGTGTCTATTTATACGATCGATTACGGACAAGATTGTTGCTATTTCAACAACATACGACAAAGCGTTAACGCATCCTAGAAAAGGTGATGAACGCaagaagtatggtacaactgtcgtaataaatataatgccGCAACACGCGTAAGGTAAGCGTAACATAATATGAATGATATTAACCTGTAATTAACAACTAGATTTGGAATAAGTCCTTTTCGAGATAGTCTAGTATAAAGCATACTTAACGAAGAAACGTAGAATTTTACCTGTCGTTAATATTTCATTGCCAAACTATCCCTCTACCTTTTATCTTGGTAATCTTTAGTATTAATATCGATTTTATTGAAACTTACAATGCGAATCGAATTGGAAAGGGAAAATTGGgagaaatttgatatttcataaaGTCTTCCCGAATTGCTAAATCAAGTGGCGCCATCGAGTGAGTTCATCGGCACTTATTTTTGTTACTGGATCTGCGATAAAACAGTGCAAGAGGAGGAACGTTTTTtcgatatatgtacgtatggaaatattagtaaacacttttattttctaataatttgaaGCTACATGCTCACCGTTCCGTAGTCAAGTTTTTATATGACAATATTTGTACCTTTTTTATGTACGTACAAATAAGTGTGTTCTATAATTAACAACGAGTCAGTCTACCCGTAGAACCTTATTCTATTCTTAAACTGTTCCGACTGAAGAGAAAAGATAAGCCGGGGTTGCCGAGGGTCtgtgttttatttatacaacCTTCTCTGTCTgactatatttatatacgtatattgagAAAGCAACGACTTTAAACGGTGCACAAACAAGTAAGAACACCACGTGTtcctaaatttttaaataaaaattcgaaatacaTAAACTATGTCTTTTAACATttgcaataaaaaaatttcgatTAGGTAATCGAAATCGAAAACAATTCGAGTTAATGCGTTATATATGAACATTTAATGCGttactattttcattttcatttcttattcGTTACATACGTTTGTATgctgataaaattaaaaagattacaCAAATCTTATACACATTGTTGTTACATGTACCATATAAACGTAAAGATTAAATGAATTACAcatcgaatttaattaaaatgtgtGCGTTATCGTTATAGTGATTTGAGTTTTACAGCTTCATGGATATGTTAAGCAATTTTTCCTGTGTGCATCGATTATGCATGTTACGATAATTTGCAGCAATTTGcagtaatagaataaatagtATCATGTAAATTTGATATCATTGACAAAAATCAATTTGACAACCTATATAAATGTTAACCTAACCTGAATCGATCTTTATGCGAAAAATGCAGGGAAAGGTTATTAAAGCACGAACAAAGTTACGATAGAATTTTCGTAATGTCAACTGGAAATATGCAATTTTCAGTTTTCAGCGAATAAAGACCCTGATCTCACGGTTAGGAACAAAGGTGTTCATGTATTGTTCAGGTTCAGCAATGTTCAAGGACTTTCGGTAATCGTCCACTACGTGAATAtgaaatcgattaaaaaataaatcgaaaatttaAGCAACAAATAAGTATACTAGCCTGTCAATTTTCCAGCTTgttggaaaattaattaaagttagTAATGAAACGACCACCGGAAATACACTGGAATTTCCGGCGTTGTCTGTTGGATCTGTCGTTGTGATTGGAGAGATGAATTGCGTCTGAGTAGAAAGAACGAATAGCGTCGTGTTAATAGAGGCTTAGAGGGAATCGGAAACTGTTGCTGACTCTCTTTCTTTCGGTCGTAAGCCGGCACCGGTTCACCATAAGAACCGACTGTGACGCGTGCCAACTGTTCCGAAATTATTCTGGTGCGCAGTACACCGTTGCATTTACTGATCTCATCGGTTCGACCAGCCTACCTTGTATCTTCTGACGTGCTTTTAACGCGGTAAGCTCTAAACAGTACGCGATGGCGGCGGTTGACTGTTACCAGAATCAAGCCCAGACCGAGGGTACCGGCCAACAGACACAACAGCAGTctcaacagcaacagcaacaacaatcACAGTCACAGCAACAACAACCCCAGCAACAACAAGCCACTGCCGGAATTCCAGGGAAAGATGACGAACGCAAACTTTTCGTCGGTGGCCTATCGCGTAATACCACCGACAAAGAATTACGGGATCATTTTAGTAAATTCGGAGAGATAGAAAGCATCTCCGTTAAAATCGACCCCTACACCGGTGTTTCACGAGGTTTTGCGTTTATGGTATTCGCCAATCCCAAGACGATCGACAAACTTCTGGCTTCTGGCGAGCATTACATCAATAAGAGAAAGGTTGGTTATACTGCCGAAATTAAAATCTATTGCCCAAGCTTAAGAACTACTTTCTAATTATTTCTGTATCTTGTTTCTTCAATGAGATTTCCTTTGTTTTGGTGTAGGTGGATCCCAAACGGGTGAGTAAAAAGCCCCAACATGGTAAAATCTTTGTGGGTGGCCTTACTCCTGAAATTACCGATGAAGATATCAAAACATATTTTGGACAATATGGTACAATTGTCGAATTACAAGCACCATTCGATAAGGTAAAAAATCAGAGAAAAGGATTTTGTTTCATAACATTTGACTCGAAAGAAGTAGTGTACAAATTACTtaaaacacctaaacaaacgATAAATGGTAAAGAAGTGGATGTCAAGAAAGTGAAAGTTAATCCAGACCCAAGGAATCAAGGATTTTGGGGCCCAGGCTATGGTTATGGATATGGCGGAGGCTATGGTTACATTCCTGAATACTGCAATGGCTATCAAGGAGGATATGACGATATGTATGCAAACTATGATTACGCTGGTTATGATGGGTATGACAACATGGGATATGGGGTTCAAGGTAAGCCAAGAGGAAATGGTCAGGGACCACGTCAATTTCAGAGACATCAGCCGTACTAAAAATGGATTTATAAATCCTACATACTCAAAATTTGGTGATAAAGCAAGAATATAGTAAGGAGTAGACCAACTTTGTCTGAATGCAGGCTAAGACTGAGATAGGGAAATTTGGGATAAAAGAGCTTGTAAGTAGAGTCATTGGGAAACTCTTATAGAAGCACCAAATTCCCTGATCTTTGTACATTGGGTCTGTAAAATACTAGATAGCTCTATGTACATTTACTAAAAGAGAGGAAATGAATTTTCAATTGATTTACGATTGGTATAATTTAACGAGTCAAAAGAATCATGTCTTTTTCTATCTATGCACATTTTATCACCTATTAT
Coding sequences within:
- the LOC100649563 gene encoding RNA-binding protein squid, which translates into the protein MAAVDCYQNQAQTEGTGQQTQQQSQQQQQQQSQSQQQQPQQQQATAGIPGKDDERKLFVGGLSRNTTDKELRDHFSKFGEIESISVKIDPYTGVSRGFAFMVFANPKTIDKLLASGEHYINKRKVDPKRVSKKPQHGKIFVGGLTPEITDEDIKTYFGQYGTIVELQAPFDKVKNQRKGFCFITFDSKEVVYKLLKTPKQTINGKEVDVKKVKVNPDPRNQGFWGPGYGYGYGGGYGYIPEYCNGYQGGYDDMYANYDYAGYDGYDNMGYGVQGKPRGNGQGPRQFQRHQPY